The following is a genomic window from Polaribacter atrinae.
AATCTTGTTTTGTGTTTTGAATATCTGATAAAGCCCAATTATACATGGCATCTCCAACGGCACGACTAGAATGATGAGAGTCTAATATTATAAAATGGATATTAGCATAATTAAAAGAATAATATGCTTCGGTACCAGATGCTATTCCGCCTGCTTCTGCTTTTTTAGGAAAAGTAAAAATATCATAATAAGGACCAGATTGTGTGTCTGAATCTGCCGTATAACCATCGTGGTTGCCTAAGCAAGACCAAGCTACAGATTTTTTTAACATTTCATCATAAACATCAAAAAAAGCAAGTTTATATTCTTCATCTGTTCCGCTACTATAAGCATTGTCCCCTAAAAGGAGCATCATATCTGTCTTACCAGGGTTAATAGAATCAGAGTCAACATACTTATAATAAGCATCTCTTACATTTCTTTGGCTTTTATTATCTGTACCAGGATCTCCCAAAATCCATGCGCGAACAAATTGATCTGTACCAACTTTTGGAGCAGTTACTACATACATGTCTCCAGAAATACTTTCAGACAAAACTTCTTTTTGATTACCGATGTTAAAATAATATTTGGTATTTGGTAGCAAACCAGATAAAAGAACTTCATGCTCTGTTGTTTGTTTTTTATTTGTTTGGTTCTTAAATAAAGAGTCTAATTTTGTACCGTAATTAACAACAGATGCTGTTGCAATATTTGTTCTCCATTTTACAATAACACTGGTTGATGTTCCGCTTTGTAAATAGGGGCCTCTTTTTACAATAGTAGAAGTAGAAGTTTGAGAAAATAAAGATACCGTAATCAGCATAAATAGTAAAAGCATGCTTTTTTTAATCATAATATTTAGTTATTAATGGTGTTTTCTAAAGTTTTAATTTGTTCTTTTAGCTTAATTATTGACTTCATATTTTTAAATTTTATATCTAATTCTGCTATATTCATATGAGCCAGTTGTAAAGCAATATTTGCTTGTTGAGGTTGGTTAACGTTTGCTAAATATTTAGCTTTTTTATAATACCAAAACTCATTTCTATTGTACTCACTAATAAAATAATTATACTGTTTAATTACTTTTTCTGTTTGATGAGATTCTTTTAAATATTCTAATTTTTTTAACTGAAGAGATAAAGTGTTTTTTCCAAGTTTATCTAACCCTGTTTCAATAGCACTTAATGCTTCTTTATAGTTTTTATTATTTTCCGTAAGTATAATGTTTGCATATTCTAAGATCTCTTCCGGACGAATTTCTGGTAGGTTCTTAATAACAAATCGATATGATTTTATGGCTTTTTTATATTCTTTTAAATGAAATAATATTTGAGCTTCCAGCTTTTTGCCTATACTATTTGTATTTTCTTTTTTTTAATAAAAAGCTATATGTTTTAATGCTACCTTGTATTCTTCAGACAAATAATTAACCTCTGCAATTCTATATTGTAGTACATTTTCTTGATTCCCTAATTGTTGAGACTTCTTATAATCGGTTAAGGACTTTTTATATTCTGAATGTTGTTGGTATAATAAACCTCTTTGAAAATACAGATTACAATCTTTAGGGTTTTGTTTTATTTCTTCCGTTTTCTTTTCTATTCTAAGAGATAAATCTCCATGTGCAAATATTTGTGTATGTAATAGTAAAAAAGAAATGATAAAAACAGTTCTAATAAAAATAGGACTATTGAAGTTTAGTGAAAATGATTTTTTTTGCATGGAAAGGAAGAAGTTTGGAAAGGCAAATTTATATAATCTGTTTTCAAATTATTTTTTACAAAATTAAAAACGAGAAGGAGTTAATTTGTTGATAATAGAGGGCAATCCGCTGTTTTACTTTAATATGTTTTTTTTTTTTTTTTTGCTTAAAGTGTTGTTTTGTAGTTGTTTATGTGTTTTTGTTACGTTTAGATTAATAATAAGTTAAGTAAATGTTTATTTAGACTGAGTTTGTTCAAATTATAATTATGAAAATTTGAAACTATAAACTGATACCTAAAATAGGACCGAAATACGGTTTTAAAGGCTCTTCTTTAGTGCTTTAAAATAGTATGTTTTTTATTAGAAATCCATTTTAAAATAATCTTCATTCCTTGAATTTAGATTTTTTTTGATGGTTAAAAATATTAACAACCAGTGATTTATCAGAATATGAACCCTTTGTTTTTTGATTTAACAGAATGATAATATTTACTTATTAGAGGTTGCTGTTAAATACTATTTTTTTGTAAAATCTAAAGATGCTAACAAATTAATTTATGGGTAAACAACAGGACTATAATAAAGCCTACAATGAGTATTGGTATCAACTATTTGGTTACGCTAATAATATTTTAAGATCTAGCCAAGACGCAGAAGATGTTACGCAAGAAGTTTTTTTAGATTTATGGAATCGGTTAAACGATTTATCTATTGAACATTATAAAGCCTATTTATTTAAAGCCGTAAAGTTTCAATGTGCAAAGAGACTTCGTAGCAAACCTTTTACAGAGGTTTTGTTAGATAAGATGGAGGCTGTTTTAAATTTAGATGATACGGATGACGTAGAAGATATCGCTGAGAATAAAGCATTA
Proteins encoded in this region:
- a CDS encoding metallophosphoesterase yields the protein MIKKSMLLLFMLITVSLFSQTSTSTIVKRGPYLQSGTSTSVIVKWRTNIATASVVNYGTKLDSLFKNQTNKKQTTEHEVLLSGLLPNTKYYFNIGNQKEVLSESISGDMYVVTAPKVGTDQFVRAWILGDPGTDNKSQRNVRDAYYKYVDSDSINPGKTDMMLLLGDNAYSSGTDEEYKLAFFDVYDEMLKKSVAWSCLGNHDGYTADSDTQSGPYYDIFTFPKKAEAGGIASGTEAYYSFNYANIHFIILDSHHSSRAVGDAMYNWALSDIQNTKQDWIVTLFHHPAYSKGSHDSDVEDRLIEMRENFMPMLEANGIDLVLNGHSHSYERSYFLNGHHGFSNTFNANQTTKGGNIVSENGNGDGKINGNGAYKKTNIDTKGAVYITTGSSGQISGGELNHKAMYISLNKLGSCVMEIDDDGKGGQNLTVKFLRDNNEIDDYFTINKSNITVKPEIEKEVTKSEKSFIAPINGLLTININPTEKLKSVKFYNTIGQLIKESKHNKIDVKKMELGTYVLEITTDKKTFYKSVLLK
- a CDS encoding tetratricopeptide repeat protein; its protein translation is MQKKSFSLNFNSPIFIRTVFIISFLLLHTQIFAHGDLSLRIEKKTEEIKQNPKDCNLYFQRGLLYQQHSEYKKSLTDYKKSQQLGNQENVLQYRIAEVNYLSEEYKVALKHIAFY
- a CDS encoding sigma-70 family RNA polymerase sigma factor, yielding MGKQQDYNKAYNEYWYQLFGYANNILRSSQDAEDVTQEVFLDLWNRLNDLSIEHYKAYLFKAVKFQCAKRLRSKPFTEVLLDKMEAVLNLDDTDDVEDIAENKALLIKKIDVLADELLPEKCLKISKLRFKESLSYKEISTVLNISTSTVDNQINKALKILRKSGVYSSEMMILQFVLTGLITAPCYLSVS